Part of the Desulfobacterales bacterium genome, TTCCTTTCAACTGAGACGATTGAAATCAAACGAAGAAAAGTCAAGCGGTTTTTGTCGGACATGCTGGTGGCGACATTTGATGACAACCCCAAGATTCCCCCGCTGGAATGGGTGCTGACCCGTGACGCCATCGGCGTATTCCGCAATATTTTGTCGGTCCGCAGTGAGCGCCTGGCCGGGTTCAGTTTCCTGAGATACGTGAACGCCATCTTAAAGGGGGAGGGACTTATGGATCAACCCGATCCGAGTCCCGGATTTTTTGCCGAATTTGAACACCTGCTTCGGGGGGTTGCAGGCAAAACCAAAATTTACCCCGATAAGTTTCCGGCATTCGCAAAACACGAAGGGCGCAAGGCCGCAAGATTAAGATCAGCCGATCTGTCGCGCATGGCCGCGTCTTCCGATGCGTTTATAGAACGGTATCCCCATGGACTGGACAAGGACGTGATTCGCAAAAGAATCAGCAACAAGGCCCGAATATTGAAACACTTCAATGCCACCGAGTTTGAATGGGATCAATGGAAGTGGCAGACCCGGCATATTGTCAGAGACGCCGAAACCTTAAACAGGCTCATCACCCTGTCGGATGAGGAGTATCAGGCTGTTAAACTGGCCCGGGAATATAAAATTCCCTTCGGCATTACGCCCTATTATCTGTCCTTGATGGATTTTCAATCAACCGATGGAAACGACAGCGCGCTGAGGGCCCAGGTGATTCCAACGCTGCATTACGTCCGGACGATGAAGCAACAGAGGGATGCTTCCGAATGCTCAATGGATTTCATGCTCGAGCAGGATACGTCTCCCATCGACGGCATTACCCGTCGCTATCCCAAGATCGTCATTTTAAAACCCATAATGACCTGCCCGCAAATCTGCGTATATTGCCAGCGCAACTGGGAAATTGAAGATGTGTATTCACCGGCCGCAGCCTTGTCAAAAGAAAAGCTGAAAAAGGCCATCGGATGGATTGCCGCTACGCCTGAAATCAGCGAGGTTCTTATCACCGGCGGCGACCCGTTTCTGATGTCCAGTGCCGGGATGGAAAACCTGCTCTACAGGCTGTCGCGCATCAAACATGTTGAACGAATCCGGATCGGCACCCGCACATTGGTGACGATGCCCCAGCGCATTACCGATTCGCTGGTGCGGGATATCAATCATTTCCATCATCCCGGCAAGCGTGAAATCATTATTGTGACCCATTTCGAGCATCCCTACGAAATTTCGCCCCAGGCAATGGAGGCGGTTCAAAAATTTCGCCGTTCCGGAATCGAAGTGAATAACCAGCTTGTATATACATTTTACAACTCCAGAAAATTCGAAGCCGCTGCCCTGCGCCACAAACTGCGTTTAGTGGGCGTGACGCCTTACTATACCTTTAACACGAAAGGCAAAGACGAAACAGACGATTACCGGGTGCCGATTGCACGGCTGCTGCAGGAGCAGCAGGAGGAAGCCCGCCTCCTGCCGGGGACCGACCGAACCGATGAAATAGTTTTCAATGTCCCCGGGCTGGGCAAAAACTACCTGCGGGCAACCCAGCACCATGATGTTATTTCCATCCTGCCCAATGGCCGCAGAGTCTATGAATTTCATCCCTGGGAAAAGCAATTGTCGCTGGCCGACACCTATGTATACACGGATGTATCGATTTGTGACTATCTTAAAAGGCTGAAGGGACGAGGCGAGAATCCGTCAGACTACCGGACGATCTGGTATTATTACTAAAGGCTGAAGGGGGCGAGGTATTGATGATTGGCGATTGGTGATTGACGATTGATGATTGGTGATTGGTGATTGGAAAAATCTTTAAATCAAAAATCATCAATCATATATCAACTGTCGGATAACCCTTGAGTCGTAAAGCATCAATATTTTTAAAACCATGACAAAAGCAGATCCTGAAATAAAAGCGGATGTAGTCATCATCGGAGCCGGCCTGGCCGGGATGACGGCGGCCTATAGTGCGCATGAGCAGGGCGCCGGGGTCGTACTGGTGGACAGGGGCGCCATCGGCACCGGCACCAATTCCGCCATGTCAAACGGGCGCTTTGCGGGACCGACGGCCGATTACAGCATCGCACGGTTCATTCAGGACATCCGCCAAACCGGCCGGGGTATCAATTCGGAAAAGATGGTGCATCAGGTGGCTGCTGAAGCGCCGTCGGCGTTTAGACACCTGCAATCCATCGGGCTTGAACTGGACGTTTTTTACGACCATTATTTTTACAAAAGCTCCCGTCCGGATGTGATGCGGGGTACAAGCCTTACCAGAAAAATGGCGCAAATACTCCGCTCCCTGGAACGGGTCCGGATGGTAACCGGGTTCTATGCCACGGATATTTTAAAATCTGAAAGCGGCGTTGCCGGGGTTCAAGGCTTTGACGCAAACGGTAGACCCCTGTCGCTTGCCGCTCCGGCCGTTGTTCTGGCAACCGGCGGCGGCGGGGCCGTCTATCTCCGCAATGACAACCAGAAAAGCATGATGGGGCAGGGCTATTATCTGGCGGCT contains:
- a CDS encoding FAD-dependent oxidoreductase, which codes for MTKADPEIKADVVIIGAGLAGMTAAYSAHEQGAGVVLVDRGAIGTGTNSAMSNGRFAGPTADYSIARFIQDIRQTGRGINSEKMVHQVAAEAPSAFRHLQSIGLELDVFYDHYFYKSSRPDVMRGTSLTRKMAQILRSLERVRMVTGFYATDILKSESGVAGVQGFDANGRPLSLAAPAVVLATGGGGAVYLRNDNQKSMMGQGYYLAAKAGLELWDMEFVQFYPIVLAEPRVSC
- a CDS encoding KamA family radical SAM protein → MKKESITKRLARLVHQEPALESIFLSTETIEIKRRKVKRFLSDMLVATFDDNPKIPPLEWVLTRDAIGVFRNILSVRSERLAGFSFLRYVNAILKGEGLMDQPDPSPGFFAEFEHLLRGVAGKTKIYPDKFPAFAKHEGRKAARLRSADLSRMAASSDAFIERYPHGLDKDVIRKRISNKARILKHFNATEFEWDQWKWQTRHIVRDAETLNRLITLSDEEYQAVKLAREYKIPFGITPYYLSLMDFQSTDGNDSALRAQVIPTLHYVRTMKQQRDASECSMDFMLEQDTSPIDGITRRYPKIVILKPIMTCPQICVYCQRNWEIEDVYSPAAALSKEKLKKAIGWIAATPEISEVLITGGDPFLMSSAGMENLLYRLSRIKHVERIRIGTRTLVTMPQRITDSLVRDINHFHHPGKREIIIVTHFEHPYEISPQAMEAVQKFRRSGIEVNNQLVYTFYNSRKFEAAALRHKLRLVGVTPYYTFNTKGKDETDDYRVPIARLLQEQQEEARLLPGTDRTDEIVFNVPGLGKNYLRATQHHDVISILPNGRRVYEFHPWEKQLSLADTYVYTDVSICDYLKRLKGRGENPSDYRTIWYYY